The DNA segment TCAGCAAAAATTTTCTTGATTTTCCTTTTGGCTGCATTAATCGCAACCCCCATTGCAGTAGCCCAGCTTGTTTCAATACGTATAGGTGGGGTTGTATTTTGCAGCGTTAACGGCAATTTAGATGTCATCAACGGACTCCCCACCCAAGTTTTTCCTAGTAAGTATTTTATTTTGTACGGAgaccaatatatatatacacactactGCCCTATATAGACTAAAAACTCTACCCTATATATACACTAAAATCTTATGATAGATGTCTTAAGTGGCGTTATTAGCCTATGATATATTGGTATATATACACTATCGGATCATCCAAAGGCAAGTAAATTTTCTTAAAATGTAGGAAGATGATTTGAAGTCTAAGAGAATGATAATGCATCTATTATTCCTTTCGTAACAATTGGTGAGGATGGTATAAATATTTAGTAACTTGAGCCGAATGAATCCTACACTCGCGGTCAATAAGTTGCATATGGCCCCATgattatataattaataatcaTTCATCACATTCATAAGAAGTTTTTGTTTGTTGAATTGTGCGATCACTTCATCTAAAAGTCTAAATGGTGTGAGATAATATCTTTTTATTTACAtaattaattatatcttcaacatATCCCTAAAATGCGAAGTTGATCTAATTGCGTAAATAATATTAACATCATTTAACTTTGCAGATGCATCAGTGCAATTGCAGTGTGGAGCAAGAAATGTGGTATCAATTACAACAACAAATGGATCTGGAGTGTTTTCCTTGGTGTTGGATCCTCTTGTAAATACTTTGCCATTGCTGCTATCCAACTGCAGTCTAGTGGTTGCAACTCCACTCTCAACATGTAACGCGAGCTTACCAGCTGAAGGGCTTTTGCAATCACCCTTGCAGCTAGTAAATACCATTATTGGAAGTATCGGCCTTCGTCCTAGTGTCATTTTAGGTCCTACTGGTTTTCGACTTGATCTTAATCGCAATTTATAGTTAACGAGCTAGCCTAGATATTCACCTTAGATGCTAGTGCTTAATTAGTACTACTATGCATCAGCTAGTTAATTAACCTTCTTGGCCAGCTGCTTACTGGATAAATAAGGATTGTTGTTTCCACTAGTGAATAAAGTACAAATAATATTTGCAAGTCAAATATTGGAGCCATCTAATCGTATTGCttgtgtttttattttgtttatagatttttcttgtttattatccttccttctttattttcttttatatatgtGGCGATGACCCTAAAATGAGTTTCGACCTAATGACTTTGCACAATTGGGACACATGAAAAACGAATTAAGGGACGTAAAAagaatagtaaaagaaagataaagaaaagatATAATAACAACACCCCAAATAGGGGCATCATGCGTGGTGGGATTAATGGGAAAGGAGATATTTAGCATTAGTGCTGTCAATAACATCTCTAGGGAAGGGAAAAGGAAAGTTTAGAAAGATCCATGTTATTAAGCCTAAGGTCTGTAATTCGAAGATTTTGATCCCAAATATTTGGGGGTCCTTGAATGGAG comes from the Nicotiana tabacum cultivar K326 chromosome 14, ASM71507v2, whole genome shotgun sequence genome and includes:
- the LOC142169131 gene encoding phylloplanin-like, with translation MASAKIFLIFLLAALIATPIAVAQLVSIRIGGVVFCSVNGNLDVINGLPTQVFPNASVQLQCGARNVVSITTTNGSGVFSLVLDPLVNTLPLLLSNCSLVVATPLSTCNASLPAEGLLQSPLQLVNTIIGSIGLRPSVILGPTGFRLDLNRNL